From a single Drosophila sulfurigaster albostrigata strain 15112-1811.04 chromosome 3, ASM2355843v2, whole genome shotgun sequence genomic region:
- the LOC133841446 gene encoding uncharacterized protein LOC133841446 isoform X2: protein MQLIRIHAVDRDDCDSPFHLFQSQSQSPPPQSQSQSQALSLSLSECAAKQGECDDSEGPVCGTDDQTYPTRCHLQRVQCSGHQVSLKHRGNCKGCLAALQYAVRESVRKPKIFLPRCRSDGNYAAVQCLTGTGCWCSDSNGHPIKDTSRRRGKPKCGQYKRNNRRRSPPRPDMDAANSSEGGGSGHRSCSKTDRMAFNNHLIEVFRSEMLRIGKLTAASDAAVLDWKFTQLDGSRNQLLDRQEVRELKKLLKRAVKPRRCGRAFGKYCDVNRDDSLSRLEWSNCLAKDASQRKTTVNTLNSSSTSSLSPPRRTHYTDLNIHHTNTHQDHTNTNIIGTISSSSSNSNNNRGGGGGVNQLSVHHPNDFGNESEEHEDDYIGEDEDESMSHSSTSPVGYPKSFNSLGKLSKGKIESILMDLSSTVLNPKDETANNESEGEANCWTDQELAREEQRHGGNSSFYVPECMADGRYKRVQCYSSICWCVNEETGKSITGTFGQKRPQCDEVTAVRPMKGCTGPRKTQFLKELKEFLNTKVLPSSNTGRDSTLWKSEDERIATLSFVFLDKNKNKSWERKEWKVFRDLVTSASNLNKCGKKMPRYCDVNGDKKISLSEWVNCLQSQRVEITTTAKPPQSNEMGTSRLQGSNPLEQYLKD, encoded by the exons ATGCAACTGATTCGTATTCATGCCGTTGATCGAGACGACTGCGA CTCGCCTTTCCATCTCTTCCAGTCACAATCACAGTCACCGCCACCACAATCCCAATCGCAGTCGCAggcgttgtcgctgtcgctctcgGAATGCGCCGCCAAGCAGGGGGAGTGCGACGACAGCGAGGGTCCCGTTTGTGGCACCGATGATCAGACCTATCCCACGAGGTGTCACCTGCAGCGGGTCCAGTGCAGCGGTCACCAGGTCAGCCTCAAGCATCGCGGCAACTGCAAGG GCTGCCTAGCTGCGCTGCAGTACGCTGTCCGGGAGAGCGTCCGCAAGCCGAAAATCTTCCTGCCCCGGTGTCGCAGCGATGGCAACTATGCGGCGGTGCAGTGTCTGACCGGCACGGGATGCTGGTGCAGCGACAGCAATGGGCATCCCATCAAGGATACTTCGAGGCGTCGGGGCAAGCCCAAGTGCGGACAGTATAAGAGGAATAATCGCCGCCGGTCGCCGCCACGCCCCGATATGGATGCGGCCAATAGCAGCGAGGGAGGCGGATCGGGACATCGGAGTTGCAGTAAAACGGATCGCATGGCATTCAACAATCATCTAATCGAAGTGTTTCGCAGTGAAATGCTGCGCATTGGCAAATTGACAGCGGCCAGCGATGCCGCTGTGTTGGATTGGAAGTTTACGCAGTTGGATGGGAGTCGCAATCAGTTGCTGGACAGGCAAGAAGTGCGTGAGCTGAAGAAGCTCTTGAAGCGG GCGGTGAAGCCCAGACGATGTGGACGTGCCTTTGGCAAGTACTGCGATGTCAACAGAGACGATAGCCTGTCGCGCCTGGAGTGGAGCAACTGCCTGGCCAAAGATGCCAGCCAAC GTAAAACGACAGTTAACACACTGAACAGCAGCTCAACATCCAGCTTGAGCCCTCCTCGTCGCACACACTACACAGATCTCAACATTCATCACACAAACACCCATCAAGATCATACGAATACCAATATTATTGgaaccatcagcagcagcagcagcaatagcaacaacaatcgtggtggtggcggtggcgttAACCAACTCAGTGTCCATCATCCGAATGATTTTGGCAACGAGAGTGAGGAGCACGAGGATGATTATATTGgcgaggatgaggatgagagCATGTCACATTCAAGCACATCCCCAGTGGGATATCCCAAGTCATTTAATT CGCTTGGCAAGCTTTCAAAGGGCAAAATCGAATCTATTCTAATGGACCTCTCCTCCACAGTTCTGAATCCCAAGGATGAGACAGCGAACAATGAGAGCGAAGGAGAGGCCAATTGCTGGACGGATCAGGAGCTGGCACGCGAGGAACAGCGC CATGGCGGCAATAGCTCCTTCTATGTGCCCGAGTGCATGGCCGATGGTCGCTATAAGCGTGTCCAGTGCTACAGCTCCATCTGCTGGTGTGTCAATGAGGAAACGGGCAAGAGTATAACGGGAACCTTTGGCCAAAAGCGACCGCAATGCGATGAAGTGACCGCTGTGCGACCCATGAAGGGTTGCACGGGACCACGAAAGACGCAGTTCCTCAAGGAGCTGAAAGAGTTTCTCAACACAAAAGTGCTGCCCAGCAGTAATACAGG CCGTGACTCGACCTTGTGGAAGTCGGAAGATGAACGCATTGCCACGctgagttttgtgtttttggacaagaacaagaacaagtcGTGGGAGCGCAAGGAATGGAAGGTCTTCCGAGATCTGGTCACCAGCGCCAG caatttgaataaatgtgGCAAGAAAATGCCTCGTTACTGTGATGTGAATGGCGATAAGAAGATCTCATTATCCGAGTGGGTCAACTGTCTACAGTCCCAGCGAGTGGAGATTACAACCACAGCGAAGCCGCCACAGTCAA atgAAATGGGCACGTCCCGGCTTCAGGGATCAAATCCGCTGGAGCAATATCTTAAAGATTAG
- the LOC133841446 gene encoding uncharacterized protein LOC133841446 isoform X3, protein MQLIRIHAVDRDDCDLNLATINSQSQSPPPQSQSQSQALSLSLSECAAKQGECDDSEGPVCGTDDQTYPTRCHLQRVQCSGHQVSLKHRGNCKGCLAALQYAVRESVRKPKIFLPRCRSDGNYAAVQCLTGTGCWCSDSNGHPIKDTSRRRGKPKCGQYKRNNRRRSPPRPDMDAANSSEGGGSGHRSCSKTDRMAFNNHLIEVFRSEMLRIGKLTAASDAAVLDWKFTQLDGSRNQLLDRQEVRELKKLLKRAVKPRRCGRAFGKYCDVNRDDSLSRLEWSNCLAKDASQRKTTVNTLNSSSTSSLSPPRRTHYTDLNIHHTNTHQDHTNTNIIGTISSSSSNSNNNRGGGGGVNQLSVHHPNDFGNESEEHEDDYIGEDEDESMSHSSTSPVGYPKSFNSLGKLSKGKIESILMDLSSTVLNPKDETANNESEGEANCWTDQELAREEQRHGGNSSFYVPECMADGRYKRVQCYSSICWCVNEETGKSITGTFGQKRPQCDEVTAVRPMKGCTGPRKTQFLKELKEFLNTKVLPSSNTGRDSTLWKSEDERIATLSFVFLDKNKNKSWERKEWKVFRDLVTSASNLNKCGKKMPRYCDVNGDKKISLSEWVNCLQSQRVEITTTAKPPQSNEMGTSRLQGSNPLEQYLKD, encoded by the exons ATGCAACTGATTCGTATTCATGCCGTTGATCGAGACGACTGCGACTTGAATTTGGCGAccataaat TCACAATCACAGTCACCGCCACCACAATCCCAATCGCAGTCGCAggcgttgtcgctgtcgctctcgGAATGCGCCGCCAAGCAGGGGGAGTGCGACGACAGCGAGGGTCCCGTTTGTGGCACCGATGATCAGACCTATCCCACGAGGTGTCACCTGCAGCGGGTCCAGTGCAGCGGTCACCAGGTCAGCCTCAAGCATCGCGGCAACTGCAAGG GCTGCCTAGCTGCGCTGCAGTACGCTGTCCGGGAGAGCGTCCGCAAGCCGAAAATCTTCCTGCCCCGGTGTCGCAGCGATGGCAACTATGCGGCGGTGCAGTGTCTGACCGGCACGGGATGCTGGTGCAGCGACAGCAATGGGCATCCCATCAAGGATACTTCGAGGCGTCGGGGCAAGCCCAAGTGCGGACAGTATAAGAGGAATAATCGCCGCCGGTCGCCGCCACGCCCCGATATGGATGCGGCCAATAGCAGCGAGGGAGGCGGATCGGGACATCGGAGTTGCAGTAAAACGGATCGCATGGCATTCAACAATCATCTAATCGAAGTGTTTCGCAGTGAAATGCTGCGCATTGGCAAATTGACAGCGGCCAGCGATGCCGCTGTGTTGGATTGGAAGTTTACGCAGTTGGATGGGAGTCGCAATCAGTTGCTGGACAGGCAAGAAGTGCGTGAGCTGAAGAAGCTCTTGAAGCGG GCGGTGAAGCCCAGACGATGTGGACGTGCCTTTGGCAAGTACTGCGATGTCAACAGAGACGATAGCCTGTCGCGCCTGGAGTGGAGCAACTGCCTGGCCAAAGATGCCAGCCAAC GTAAAACGACAGTTAACACACTGAACAGCAGCTCAACATCCAGCTTGAGCCCTCCTCGTCGCACACACTACACAGATCTCAACATTCATCACACAAACACCCATCAAGATCATACGAATACCAATATTATTGgaaccatcagcagcagcagcagcaatagcaacaacaatcgtggtggtggcggtggcgttAACCAACTCAGTGTCCATCATCCGAATGATTTTGGCAACGAGAGTGAGGAGCACGAGGATGATTATATTGgcgaggatgaggatgagagCATGTCACATTCAAGCACATCCCCAGTGGGATATCCCAAGTCATTTAATT CGCTTGGCAAGCTTTCAAAGGGCAAAATCGAATCTATTCTAATGGACCTCTCCTCCACAGTTCTGAATCCCAAGGATGAGACAGCGAACAATGAGAGCGAAGGAGAGGCCAATTGCTGGACGGATCAGGAGCTGGCACGCGAGGAACAGCGC CATGGCGGCAATAGCTCCTTCTATGTGCCCGAGTGCATGGCCGATGGTCGCTATAAGCGTGTCCAGTGCTACAGCTCCATCTGCTGGTGTGTCAATGAGGAAACGGGCAAGAGTATAACGGGAACCTTTGGCCAAAAGCGACCGCAATGCGATGAAGTGACCGCTGTGCGACCCATGAAGGGTTGCACGGGACCACGAAAGACGCAGTTCCTCAAGGAGCTGAAAGAGTTTCTCAACACAAAAGTGCTGCCCAGCAGTAATACAGG CCGTGACTCGACCTTGTGGAAGTCGGAAGATGAACGCATTGCCACGctgagttttgtgtttttggacaagaacaagaacaagtcGTGGGAGCGCAAGGAATGGAAGGTCTTCCGAGATCTGGTCACCAGCGCCAG caatttgaataaatgtgGCAAGAAAATGCCTCGTTACTGTGATGTGAATGGCGATAAGAAGATCTCATTATCCGAGTGGGTCAACTGTCTACAGTCCCAGCGAGTGGAGATTACAACCACAGCGAAGCCGCCACAGTCAA atgAAATGGGCACGTCCCGGCTTCAGGGATCAAATCCGCTGGAGCAATATCTTAAAGATTAG
- the LOC133841446 gene encoding SPARC-related modular calcium-binding protein 1 isoform X5, with protein MLARCSPIALLLVLLMVLQLADGERSREFRHNQQSQSQSPPPQSQSQSQALSLSLSECAAKQGECDDSEGPVCGTDDQTYPTRCHLQRVQCSGHQVSLKHRGNCKGCLAALQYAVRESVRKPKIFLPRCRSDGNYAAVQCLTGTGCWCSDSNGHPIKDTSRRRGKPKCGQYKRNNRRRSPPRPDMDAANSSEGGGSGHRSCSKTDRMAFNNHLIEVFRSEMLRIGKLTAASDAAVLDWKFTQLDGSRNQLLDRQEVRELKKLLKRAVKPRRCGRAFGKYCDVNRDDSLSRLEWSNCLAKDASQLLNPKDETANNESEGEANCWTDQELAREEQRHGGNSSFYVPECMADGRYKRVQCYSSICWCVNEETGKSITGTFGQKRPQCDEVTAVRPMKGCTGPRKTQFLKELKEFLNTKVLPSSNTGRDSTLWKSEDERIATLSFVFLDKNKNKSWERKEWKVFRDLVTSASNLNKCGKKMPRYCDVNGDKKISLSEWVNCLQSQRVEITTTAKPPQSNEMGTSRLQGSNPLEQYLKD; from the exons atgttagcAAGATGTTCACCCATTGCCCTGCTCCTGGTGCTTCTGATGGTGCTCCAGCTGGCAGACGGCGAAAGGAGTCGAGAGTTTCGCCATAATCAACAG TCACAATCACAGTCACCGCCACCACAATCCCAATCGCAGTCGCAggcgttgtcgctgtcgctctcgGAATGCGCCGCCAAGCAGGGGGAGTGCGACGACAGCGAGGGTCCCGTTTGTGGCACCGATGATCAGACCTATCCCACGAGGTGTCACCTGCAGCGGGTCCAGTGCAGCGGTCACCAGGTCAGCCTCAAGCATCGCGGCAACTGCAAGG GCTGCCTAGCTGCGCTGCAGTACGCTGTCCGGGAGAGCGTCCGCAAGCCGAAAATCTTCCTGCCCCGGTGTCGCAGCGATGGCAACTATGCGGCGGTGCAGTGTCTGACCGGCACGGGATGCTGGTGCAGCGACAGCAATGGGCATCCCATCAAGGATACTTCGAGGCGTCGGGGCAAGCCCAAGTGCGGACAGTATAAGAGGAATAATCGCCGCCGGTCGCCGCCACGCCCCGATATGGATGCGGCCAATAGCAGCGAGGGAGGCGGATCGGGACATCGGAGTTGCAGTAAAACGGATCGCATGGCATTCAACAATCATCTAATCGAAGTGTTTCGCAGTGAAATGCTGCGCATTGGCAAATTGACAGCGGCCAGCGATGCCGCTGTGTTGGATTGGAAGTTTACGCAGTTGGATGGGAGTCGCAATCAGTTGCTGGACAGGCAAGAAGTGCGTGAGCTGAAGAAGCTCTTGAAGCGG GCGGTGAAGCCCAGACGATGTGGACGTGCCTTTGGCAAGTACTGCGATGTCAACAGAGACGATAGCCTGTCGCGCCTGGAGTGGAGCAACTGCCTGGCCAAAGATGCCAGCCAAC TTCTGAATCCCAAGGATGAGACAGCGAACAATGAGAGCGAAGGAGAGGCCAATTGCTGGACGGATCAGGAGCTGGCACGCGAGGAACAGCGC CATGGCGGCAATAGCTCCTTCTATGTGCCCGAGTGCATGGCCGATGGTCGCTATAAGCGTGTCCAGTGCTACAGCTCCATCTGCTGGTGTGTCAATGAGGAAACGGGCAAGAGTATAACGGGAACCTTTGGCCAAAAGCGACCGCAATGCGATGAAGTGACCGCTGTGCGACCCATGAAGGGTTGCACGGGACCACGAAAGACGCAGTTCCTCAAGGAGCTGAAAGAGTTTCTCAACACAAAAGTGCTGCCCAGCAGTAATACAGG CCGTGACTCGACCTTGTGGAAGTCGGAAGATGAACGCATTGCCACGctgagttttgtgtttttggacaagaacaagaacaagtcGTGGGAGCGCAAGGAATGGAAGGTCTTCCGAGATCTGGTCACCAGCGCCAG caatttgaataaatgtgGCAAGAAAATGCCTCGTTACTGTGATGTGAATGGCGATAAGAAGATCTCATTATCCGAGTGGGTCAACTGTCTACAGTCCCAGCGAGTGGAGATTACAACCACAGCGAAGCCGCCACAGTCAA atgAAATGGGCACGTCCCGGCTTCAGGGATCAAATCCGCTGGAGCAATATCTTAAAGATTAG
- the LOC133841446 gene encoding uncharacterized protein LOC133841446 isoform X1, with translation MLARCSPIALLLVLLMVLQLADGERSREFRHNQQSQSQSPPPQSQSQSQALSLSLSECAAKQGECDDSEGPVCGTDDQTYPTRCHLQRVQCSGHQVSLKHRGNCKGCLAALQYAVRESVRKPKIFLPRCRSDGNYAAVQCLTGTGCWCSDSNGHPIKDTSRRRGKPKCGQYKRNNRRRSPPRPDMDAANSSEGGGSGHRSCSKTDRMAFNNHLIEVFRSEMLRIGKLTAASDAAVLDWKFTQLDGSRNQLLDRQEVRELKKLLKRAVKPRRCGRAFGKYCDVNRDDSLSRLEWSNCLAKDASQRKTTVNTLNSSSTSSLSPPRRTHYTDLNIHHTNTHQDHTNTNIIGTISSSSSNSNNNRGGGGGVNQLSVHHPNDFGNESEEHEDDYIGEDEDESMSHSSTSPVGYPKSFNSLGKLSKGKIESILMDLSSTVLNPKDETANNESEGEANCWTDQELAREEQRHGGNSSFYVPECMADGRYKRVQCYSSICWCVNEETGKSITGTFGQKRPQCDEVTAVRPMKGCTGPRKTQFLKELKEFLNTKVLPSSNTGRDSTLWKSEDERIATLSFVFLDKNKNKSWERKEWKVFRDLVTSASNLNKCGKKMPRYCDVNGDKKISLSEWVNCLQSQRVEITTTAKPPQSNEMGTSRLQGSNPLEQYLKD, from the exons atgttagcAAGATGTTCACCCATTGCCCTGCTCCTGGTGCTTCTGATGGTGCTCCAGCTGGCAGACGGCGAAAGGAGTCGAGAGTTTCGCCATAATCAACAG TCACAATCACAGTCACCGCCACCACAATCCCAATCGCAGTCGCAggcgttgtcgctgtcgctctcgGAATGCGCCGCCAAGCAGGGGGAGTGCGACGACAGCGAGGGTCCCGTTTGTGGCACCGATGATCAGACCTATCCCACGAGGTGTCACCTGCAGCGGGTCCAGTGCAGCGGTCACCAGGTCAGCCTCAAGCATCGCGGCAACTGCAAGG GCTGCCTAGCTGCGCTGCAGTACGCTGTCCGGGAGAGCGTCCGCAAGCCGAAAATCTTCCTGCCCCGGTGTCGCAGCGATGGCAACTATGCGGCGGTGCAGTGTCTGACCGGCACGGGATGCTGGTGCAGCGACAGCAATGGGCATCCCATCAAGGATACTTCGAGGCGTCGGGGCAAGCCCAAGTGCGGACAGTATAAGAGGAATAATCGCCGCCGGTCGCCGCCACGCCCCGATATGGATGCGGCCAATAGCAGCGAGGGAGGCGGATCGGGACATCGGAGTTGCAGTAAAACGGATCGCATGGCATTCAACAATCATCTAATCGAAGTGTTTCGCAGTGAAATGCTGCGCATTGGCAAATTGACAGCGGCCAGCGATGCCGCTGTGTTGGATTGGAAGTTTACGCAGTTGGATGGGAGTCGCAATCAGTTGCTGGACAGGCAAGAAGTGCGTGAGCTGAAGAAGCTCTTGAAGCGG GCGGTGAAGCCCAGACGATGTGGACGTGCCTTTGGCAAGTACTGCGATGTCAACAGAGACGATAGCCTGTCGCGCCTGGAGTGGAGCAACTGCCTGGCCAAAGATGCCAGCCAAC GTAAAACGACAGTTAACACACTGAACAGCAGCTCAACATCCAGCTTGAGCCCTCCTCGTCGCACACACTACACAGATCTCAACATTCATCACACAAACACCCATCAAGATCATACGAATACCAATATTATTGgaaccatcagcagcagcagcagcaatagcaacaacaatcgtggtggtggcggtggcgttAACCAACTCAGTGTCCATCATCCGAATGATTTTGGCAACGAGAGTGAGGAGCACGAGGATGATTATATTGgcgaggatgaggatgagagCATGTCACATTCAAGCACATCCCCAGTGGGATATCCCAAGTCATTTAATT CGCTTGGCAAGCTTTCAAAGGGCAAAATCGAATCTATTCTAATGGACCTCTCCTCCACAGTTCTGAATCCCAAGGATGAGACAGCGAACAATGAGAGCGAAGGAGAGGCCAATTGCTGGACGGATCAGGAGCTGGCACGCGAGGAACAGCGC CATGGCGGCAATAGCTCCTTCTATGTGCCCGAGTGCATGGCCGATGGTCGCTATAAGCGTGTCCAGTGCTACAGCTCCATCTGCTGGTGTGTCAATGAGGAAACGGGCAAGAGTATAACGGGAACCTTTGGCCAAAAGCGACCGCAATGCGATGAAGTGACCGCTGTGCGACCCATGAAGGGTTGCACGGGACCACGAAAGACGCAGTTCCTCAAGGAGCTGAAAGAGTTTCTCAACACAAAAGTGCTGCCCAGCAGTAATACAGG CCGTGACTCGACCTTGTGGAAGTCGGAAGATGAACGCATTGCCACGctgagttttgtgtttttggacaagaacaagaacaagtcGTGGGAGCGCAAGGAATGGAAGGTCTTCCGAGATCTGGTCACCAGCGCCAG caatttgaataaatgtgGCAAGAAAATGCCTCGTTACTGTGATGTGAATGGCGATAAGAAGATCTCATTATCCGAGTGGGTCAACTGTCTACAGTCCCAGCGAGTGGAGATTACAACCACAGCGAAGCCGCCACAGTCAA atgAAATGGGCACGTCCCGGCTTCAGGGATCAAATCCGCTGGAGCAATATCTTAAAGATTAG
- the LOC133841446 gene encoding SPARC-related modular calcium-binding protein 1 isoform X4, translated as MLARCSPIALLLVLLMVLQLADGERSREFRHNQQSQSQSPPPQSQSQSQALSLSLSECAAKQGECDDSEGPVCGTDDQTYPTRCHLQRVQCSGHQVSLKHRGNCKGCLAALQYAVRESVRKPKIFLPRCRSDGNYAAVQCLTGTGCWCSDSNGHPIKDTSRRRGKPKCGQYKRNNRRRSPPRPDMDAANSSEGGGSGHRSCSKTDRMAFNNHLIEVFRSEMLRIGKLTAASDAAVLDWKFTQLDGSRNQLLDRQEVRELKKLLKRAVKPRRCGRAFGKYCDVNRDDSLSRLEWSNCLAKDASQRKTTVNTLNSSSTSSLSPPRRTHYTDLNIHHTNTHQDHTNTNIIGTISSSSSNSNNNRGGGGGVNQLSVHHPNDFGNESEEHEDDYIGEDEDESMSHSSTSPVGYPKSFNFLNPKDETANNESEGEANCWTDQELAREEQRHGGNSSFYVPECMADGRYKRVQCYSSICWCVNEETGKSITGTFGQKRPQCDEVTAVRPMKGCTGPRKTQFLKELKEFLNTKVLPSSNTGRDSTLWKSEDERIATLSFVFLDKNKNKSWERKEWKVFRDLVTSASNLNKCGKKMPRYCDVNGDKKISLSEWVNCLQSQRVEITTTAKPPQSNEMGTSRLQGSNPLEQYLKD; from the exons atgttagcAAGATGTTCACCCATTGCCCTGCTCCTGGTGCTTCTGATGGTGCTCCAGCTGGCAGACGGCGAAAGGAGTCGAGAGTTTCGCCATAATCAACAG TCACAATCACAGTCACCGCCACCACAATCCCAATCGCAGTCGCAggcgttgtcgctgtcgctctcgGAATGCGCCGCCAAGCAGGGGGAGTGCGACGACAGCGAGGGTCCCGTTTGTGGCACCGATGATCAGACCTATCCCACGAGGTGTCACCTGCAGCGGGTCCAGTGCAGCGGTCACCAGGTCAGCCTCAAGCATCGCGGCAACTGCAAGG GCTGCCTAGCTGCGCTGCAGTACGCTGTCCGGGAGAGCGTCCGCAAGCCGAAAATCTTCCTGCCCCGGTGTCGCAGCGATGGCAACTATGCGGCGGTGCAGTGTCTGACCGGCACGGGATGCTGGTGCAGCGACAGCAATGGGCATCCCATCAAGGATACTTCGAGGCGTCGGGGCAAGCCCAAGTGCGGACAGTATAAGAGGAATAATCGCCGCCGGTCGCCGCCACGCCCCGATATGGATGCGGCCAATAGCAGCGAGGGAGGCGGATCGGGACATCGGAGTTGCAGTAAAACGGATCGCATGGCATTCAACAATCATCTAATCGAAGTGTTTCGCAGTGAAATGCTGCGCATTGGCAAATTGACAGCGGCCAGCGATGCCGCTGTGTTGGATTGGAAGTTTACGCAGTTGGATGGGAGTCGCAATCAGTTGCTGGACAGGCAAGAAGTGCGTGAGCTGAAGAAGCTCTTGAAGCGG GCGGTGAAGCCCAGACGATGTGGACGTGCCTTTGGCAAGTACTGCGATGTCAACAGAGACGATAGCCTGTCGCGCCTGGAGTGGAGCAACTGCCTGGCCAAAGATGCCAGCCAAC GTAAAACGACAGTTAACACACTGAACAGCAGCTCAACATCCAGCTTGAGCCCTCCTCGTCGCACACACTACACAGATCTCAACATTCATCACACAAACACCCATCAAGATCATACGAATACCAATATTATTGgaaccatcagcagcagcagcagcaatagcaacaacaatcgtggtggtggcggtggcgttAACCAACTCAGTGTCCATCATCCGAATGATTTTGGCAACGAGAGTGAGGAGCACGAGGATGATTATATTGgcgaggatgaggatgagagCATGTCACATTCAAGCACATCCCCAGTGGGATATCCCAAGTCATTTAATT TTCTGAATCCCAAGGATGAGACAGCGAACAATGAGAGCGAAGGAGAGGCCAATTGCTGGACGGATCAGGAGCTGGCACGCGAGGAACAGCGC CATGGCGGCAATAGCTCCTTCTATGTGCCCGAGTGCATGGCCGATGGTCGCTATAAGCGTGTCCAGTGCTACAGCTCCATCTGCTGGTGTGTCAATGAGGAAACGGGCAAGAGTATAACGGGAACCTTTGGCCAAAAGCGACCGCAATGCGATGAAGTGACCGCTGTGCGACCCATGAAGGGTTGCACGGGACCACGAAAGACGCAGTTCCTCAAGGAGCTGAAAGAGTTTCTCAACACAAAAGTGCTGCCCAGCAGTAATACAGG CCGTGACTCGACCTTGTGGAAGTCGGAAGATGAACGCATTGCCACGctgagttttgtgtttttggacaagaacaagaacaagtcGTGGGAGCGCAAGGAATGGAAGGTCTTCCGAGATCTGGTCACCAGCGCCAG caatttgaataaatgtgGCAAGAAAATGCCTCGTTACTGTGATGTGAATGGCGATAAGAAGATCTCATTATCCGAGTGGGTCAACTGTCTACAGTCCCAGCGAGTGGAGATTACAACCACAGCGAAGCCGCCACAGTCAA atgAAATGGGCACGTCCCGGCTTCAGGGATCAAATCCGCTGGAGCAATATCTTAAAGATTAG
- the LOC133841446 gene encoding SPARC-related modular calcium-binding protein 2 isoform X6 produces the protein MLRIGKLTAASDAAVLDWKFTQLDGSRNQLLDRQEVRELKKLLKRAVKPRRCGRAFGKYCDVNRDDSLSRLEWSNCLAKDASQRKTTVNTLNSSSTSSLSPPRRTHYTDLNIHHTNTHQDHTNTNIIGTISSSSSNSNNNRGGGGGVNQLSVHHPNDFGNESEEHEDDYIGEDEDESMSHSSTSPVGYPKSFNSLGKLSKGKIESILMDLSSTVLNPKDETANNESEGEANCWTDQELAREEQRHGGNSSFYVPECMADGRYKRVQCYSSICWCVNEETGKSITGTFGQKRPQCDEVTAVRPMKGCTGPRKTQFLKELKEFLNTKVLPSSNTGRDSTLWKSEDERIATLSFVFLDKNKNKSWERKEWKVFRDLVTSASNLNKCGKKMPRYCDVNGDKKISLSEWVNCLQSQRVEITTTAKPPQSNEMGTSRLQGSNPLEQYLKD, from the exons ATGCTGCGCATTGGCAAATTGACAGCGGCCAGCGATGCCGCTGTGTTGGATTGGAAGTTTACGCAGTTGGATGGGAGTCGCAATCAGTTGCTGGACAGGCAAGAAGTGCGTGAGCTGAAGAAGCTCTTGAAGCGG GCGGTGAAGCCCAGACGATGTGGACGTGCCTTTGGCAAGTACTGCGATGTCAACAGAGACGATAGCCTGTCGCGCCTGGAGTGGAGCAACTGCCTGGCCAAAGATGCCAGCCAAC GTAAAACGACAGTTAACACACTGAACAGCAGCTCAACATCCAGCTTGAGCCCTCCTCGTCGCACACACTACACAGATCTCAACATTCATCACACAAACACCCATCAAGATCATACGAATACCAATATTATTGgaaccatcagcagcagcagcagcaatagcaacaacaatcgtggtggtggcggtggcgttAACCAACTCAGTGTCCATCATCCGAATGATTTTGGCAACGAGAGTGAGGAGCACGAGGATGATTATATTGgcgaggatgaggatgagagCATGTCACATTCAAGCACATCCCCAGTGGGATATCCCAAGTCATTTAATT CGCTTGGCAAGCTTTCAAAGGGCAAAATCGAATCTATTCTAATGGACCTCTCCTCCACAGTTCTGAATCCCAAGGATGAGACAGCGAACAATGAGAGCGAAGGAGAGGCCAATTGCTGGACGGATCAGGAGCTGGCACGCGAGGAACAGCGC CATGGCGGCAATAGCTCCTTCTATGTGCCCGAGTGCATGGCCGATGGTCGCTATAAGCGTGTCCAGTGCTACAGCTCCATCTGCTGGTGTGTCAATGAGGAAACGGGCAAGAGTATAACGGGAACCTTTGGCCAAAAGCGACCGCAATGCGATGAAGTGACCGCTGTGCGACCCATGAAGGGTTGCACGGGACCACGAAAGACGCAGTTCCTCAAGGAGCTGAAAGAGTTTCTCAACACAAAAGTGCTGCCCAGCAGTAATACAGG CCGTGACTCGACCTTGTGGAAGTCGGAAGATGAACGCATTGCCACGctgagttttgtgtttttggacaagaacaagaacaagtcGTGGGAGCGCAAGGAATGGAAGGTCTTCCGAGATCTGGTCACCAGCGCCAG caatttgaataaatgtgGCAAGAAAATGCCTCGTTACTGTGATGTGAATGGCGATAAGAAGATCTCATTATCCGAGTGGGTCAACTGTCTACAGTCCCAGCGAGTGGAGATTACAACCACAGCGAAGCCGCCACAGTCAA atgAAATGGGCACGTCCCGGCTTCAGGGATCAAATCCGCTGGAGCAATATCTTAAAGATTAG